The Xanthobacter flavus genome includes a window with the following:
- a CDS encoding phage tail tape measure protein produces the protein MRTMEARAVISAQDKTGGVFRQVAAKIRGLERASAMQSRAAPLLERGARAASGWGAGLAVAAGGLAAMGGAAVGGKIKDAVVDYAALERQMNRIGLTGGASAAETTRATEAIKVMAESMKMPLDQAVSGLDALVASGKSMGEALDFLPSVLATAQASGAATADMAKTAMTVSKAMKVPASEMQAAFDSLVVAGNLGNFELDAMAQHLPKIAASAQKLGLVGVDGVQRLGAMLQVVRESSGTEEQAATGMTDAFEKLLSPTVLKAAQKQGHDFEKIMLKAEKQGKNSFEAIIEYLKDKTKGTDLEKNLLLSSIFSEADSRRAIVGLMKDWDLYQSKLAEVKKSQGAVSQQLVRILNDAQAQLTVAQTKFNNAALAVGQQAMPAVTQFLERADLEVQLFKEQMQDLDGWMKRNLGFGLADVQKATNFGGPSNDDIRADIKRRQEERDNPARARLNALEDEKRRHQASLAGDQQHVDTLRGYGYTPAQIAAEVPTYAATQNKLEELDRLIAAARLNVLIASGGRFPADQGDRMKVRANMGRRPADMGDWEAARDAYQPPFPVPVDRSVPFPTPVDRGAITAVVQDPVPVTGTAEVKVTVTVDPSNYLIATLKEARGAMKIQNGPSVGRSMPEAEPSSGTSSGP, from the coding sequence ATGCGCACCATGGAAGCCCGGGCGGTCATCTCGGCGCAGGATAAGACGGGCGGCGTCTTTCGCCAGGTGGCGGCCAAGATCCGCGGGCTGGAGCGCGCCTCCGCCATGCAGTCCCGTGCCGCCCCGTTGCTGGAACGCGGCGCCCGCGCCGCGTCCGGCTGGGGCGCCGGCCTCGCCGTGGCGGCGGGCGGCCTCGCGGCCATGGGCGGCGCGGCCGTCGGCGGCAAGATCAAGGATGCCGTGGTCGACTATGCCGCGCTTGAGCGGCAGATGAACCGCATCGGATTGACGGGCGGGGCATCGGCGGCAGAGACGACGCGCGCCACGGAGGCCATCAAAGTGATGGCCGAGAGTATGAAAATGCCACTTGACCAGGCCGTCAGTGGGCTGGATGCACTTGTCGCCTCTGGCAAATCCATGGGCGAGGCCCTCGATTTTCTCCCGTCTGTCTTGGCAACTGCGCAGGCTTCGGGTGCCGCGACTGCGGACATGGCTAAGACGGCCATGACTGTGTCCAAGGCAATGAAGGTTCCAGCATCGGAAATGCAGGCTGCCTTCGATTCACTCGTTGTCGCAGGTAACCTCGGGAATTTCGAACTCGATGCGATGGCACAGCATCTGCCCAAGATAGCTGCGTCTGCTCAAAAGCTCGGGCTCGTCGGCGTGGATGGAGTGCAGCGGCTGGGAGCAATGTTGCAGGTCGTCCGCGAATCCTCTGGTACTGAGGAGCAGGCCGCGACGGGCATGACCGATGCCTTCGAAAAACTATTGTCCCCGACTGTGCTCAAGGCTGCGCAAAAACAAGGGCATGATTTCGAAAAAATCATGCTCAAGGCCGAAAAGCAGGGAAAAAACTCTTTTGAAGCGATCATCGAGTATCTGAAAGATAAGACAAAAGGTACCGACCTTGAGAAAAACCTTTTGCTGTCTTCCATATTTTCCGAAGCAGATAGTCGTAGGGCAATTGTCGGTCTTATGAAAGACTGGGACTTGTATCAAAGCAAACTTGCGGAAGTAAAGAAAAGCCAAGGTGCGGTTTCCCAGCAGTTGGTACGTATATTGAATGATGCTCAAGCGCAGTTGACCGTAGCGCAAACGAAATTCAACAACGCGGCCCTTGCGGTGGGCCAGCAGGCCATGCCAGCGGTGACGCAGTTCCTGGAGCGCGCCGATCTTGAGGTGCAGCTGTTCAAGGAGCAGATGCAGGACCTTGACGGCTGGATGAAGCGGAACCTCGGTTTCGGCCTTGCCGACGTGCAGAAGGCCACGAACTTCGGCGGCCCGAGCAACGACGATATCAGGGCTGATATCAAGCGGCGGCAGGAGGAGCGCGATAATCCGGCGCGCGCCCGCCTCAATGCGCTGGAGGATGAGAAGCGGCGCCACCAGGCCAGCCTCGCCGGCGACCAGCAGCATGTGGATACGCTGCGCGGATACGGCTACACCCCGGCGCAGATCGCCGCCGAGGTGCCGACCTATGCGGCCACGCAGAACAAGCTCGAGGAGCTCGACCGTCTGATCGCGGCTGCGCGCCTCAATGTCCTGATCGCCTCCGGTGGGCGTTTCCCCGCCGATCAGGGCGACCGCATGAAGGTCCGCGCCAACATGGGCCGCCGGCCCGCCGACATGGGCGACTGGGAGGCCGCGCGCGATGCCTATCAGCCGCCTTTCCCGGTACCGGTCGACCGCAGCGTCCCGTTCCCGACCCCGGTGGATCGCGGTGCCATCACCGCCGTGGTGCAGGATCCCGTGCCCGTCACCGGCACCGCCGAGGTGAAGGTCACCGTGACGGTGGACCCGTCCAATTACCTCATCGCCACCCTCAAGGAGGCGAGGGGGGCCATGAAGATCCAGAACGGCCCCTCGGTGGGCCGCTCTATGCCGGAGGCCGAACCCTCCTCGGGAACGTCCTCCGGCCCATAA
- a CDS encoding phage tail assembly protein yields the protein MAKIVDNPDGTKTVRLEAPVTTHDGQVREVVLRAPTYSDFMALGDPTSLIIAAGSALPQDDMVVIRQYVERLSSVPPEHLTQIHALVDAMALAEAVKRFFREASAGISTPSPTPSSSTSAGLSEMSAA from the coding sequence ATGGCGAAGATCGTGGACAATCCGGACGGTACCAAGACCGTCCGGCTCGAGGCGCCCGTCACTACCCACGACGGGCAGGTGCGCGAGGTGGTGCTGCGCGCGCCCACCTATTCCGATTTCATGGCGCTGGGCGATCCCACGTCGCTCATCATCGCCGCCGGCTCGGCCCTGCCGCAGGACGACATGGTGGTGATCCGCCAATATGTGGAGCGTCTCTCCTCCGTCCCGCCCGAGCACCTCACGCAGATTCACGCGCTGGTGGACGCCATGGCGTTGGCCGAGGCGGTGAAGCGTTTTTTTCGGGAGGCGTCGGCCGGCATCTCGACGCCCTCGCCGACGCCTTCCTCTTCGACCTCCGCTGGCCTCTCGGAGATGTCCGCCGCCTGA
- a CDS encoding DUF2635 domain-containing protein, protein MPRLRARPVLLDGKLVPSALKDRRTNRCLPPEGRNVPLDDFWVRRLSAGEVEIVPDPQPAEPEPAAEAPSGDQPA, encoded by the coding sequence ATGCCCCGCCTTCGCGCGCGTCCGGTGCTTCTGGATGGCAAGCTGGTCCCGTCGGCCCTGAAAGACCGGCGCACCAACCGATGTCTGCCGCCTGAAGGCCGGAACGTACCGCTAGACGATTTCTGGGTTCGTCGCCTCAGCGCGGGCGAAGTTGAGATCGTTCCCGATCCTCAGCCTGCAGAGCCCGAGCCGGCTGCGGAAGCGCCCTCCGGCGATCAGCCCGCCTGA
- a CDS encoding head maturation protease, ClpP-related encodes MARDLIVDGELVLYGPVGGDWWDDSGFTAMDVIQSLAQMDGDITVRLNSGGGVAWDGVAIYNALKAYSGAVTVVVEGVAASAASIIAMAGDDVEMRAGALMMIHNASTITWGTAEDHEKSRELLAKLDGQLAAIYAERTGLDLAEIRALMDAETWMDAAEAIDKGFAGAADDEKAAKASAFDYRLYAKAPKALQSQSKKLKAPAAAQPWGVPMNTAAPAAAPRKPAKITPSAAPAAKPEASMPETKAAPEAANDNAKAVAEATKAATARIGGILNHAEAAGREALAKHLAFETELDVEAAAKLLATAEKGGEPTPQQEECPAAHADRRAKASGLTAPVAGDTKPKGKGDLSILASCVAKANKRR; translated from the coding sequence ATGGCCCGTGATCTCATCGTCGACGGCGAGCTGGTGCTCTATGGCCCTGTCGGCGGCGACTGGTGGGACGATTCCGGCTTCACCGCCATGGATGTCATCCAGTCGCTGGCGCAGATGGACGGCGACATCACCGTCCGCCTCAATTCCGGCGGCGGCGTCGCCTGGGATGGCGTCGCCATCTACAACGCGCTGAAGGCCTATTCAGGTGCCGTCACCGTCGTGGTGGAAGGCGTCGCCGCCTCCGCCGCCTCCATCATCGCCATGGCCGGCGACGATGTGGAGATGCGGGCCGGCGCCCTCATGATGATCCATAACGCCTCCACCATCACGTGGGGCACGGCGGAGGATCACGAGAAGAGCCGCGAACTCCTCGCCAAGCTCGATGGCCAGCTCGCCGCCATCTATGCCGAGCGCACCGGCCTCGACCTGGCCGAGATCCGCGCCCTCATGGACGCCGAGACCTGGATGGATGCCGCCGAGGCCATCGACAAGGGCTTCGCCGGCGCCGCCGACGACGAGAAGGCGGCCAAGGCTTCGGCCTTCGATTACCGCCTCTATGCCAAGGCGCCCAAGGCCCTGCAGAGCCAGTCGAAGAAGCTCAAGGCGCCCGCCGCCGCCCAGCCCTGGGGCGTGCCGATGAATACGGCCGCCCCTGCGGCGGCCCCCCGCAAGCCCGCCAAGATCACCCCTTCCGCGGCCCCCGCCGCCAAACCGGAGGCTTCCATGCCCGAGACCAAGGCCGCCCCCGAGGCGGCGAACGACAATGCCAAGGCCGTTGCCGAGGCCACGAAGGCCGCCACCGCCCGCATCGGCGGCATCCTGAACCATGCCGAGGCCGCCGGCCGCGAGGCGCTGGCCAAGCACCTCGCCTTCGAGACCGAACTCGACGTGGAGGCCGCCGCGAAGCTCCTCGCCACCGCCGAGAAGGGGGGCGAGCCGACCCCGCAGCAGGAAGAGTGCCCCGCCGCCCACGCCGACCGCCGCGCCAAGGCCTCCGGCCTCACCGCGCCGGTGGCTGGCGATACCAAGCCGAAGGGCAAGGGCGACCTGTCCATTCTCGCCTCCTGCGTGGCGAAGGCCAACAAGCGCCGCTGA
- a CDS encoding major capsid protein, giving the protein MGLVTDVFSQNAWGVIEYQEEIVEKVEFKPQLLGSLGLFQPIYSRSRTIAIAYRERTIALIPTSPDGSPPAELVPQDAKVKPFNTVRLAKGSTIYAAELAGVAALPFDIQTKEVAAEVTSRTAQIMDDLELTWEHMRLGAIQGKVMDADGTTVLKDWYAEWGVAEPAELDFELDDAATDVRKKCRDVKRAMQKAAKGVWTPTTRVGSLTGDEFFDKLVNHPQIKETKLGTERAATIENIEGYSSIEIEGIVFINYRGTDDGARLAIGSTKARFFPIGARGAFQVGFGPANEFKPYLNQAGREYYGLLLADTSGRDAWDRTEIYSYPLFICTRPEMLLRAKMQ; this is encoded by the coding sequence ATGGGCCTCGTCACCGACGTGTTTTCCCAGAACGCCTGGGGCGTGATCGAGTATCAGGAAGAGATCGTCGAGAAGGTGGAGTTCAAGCCCCAGCTGCTCGGCTCCCTCGGCCTGTTCCAGCCGATCTATTCCCGCTCGCGCACCATCGCCATCGCCTATCGCGAGCGCACCATCGCCCTCATTCCCACCTCTCCCGACGGTTCGCCGCCGGCCGAGCTGGTGCCGCAGGACGCCAAGGTGAAGCCCTTCAATACCGTGCGTCTCGCCAAGGGCTCCACCATCTATGCGGCCGAACTGGCCGGCGTCGCGGCGCTGCCCTTCGACATTCAGACGAAGGAGGTGGCCGCCGAGGTCACCAGCCGCACCGCGCAGATCATGGACGATCTGGAGCTGACTTGGGAGCACATGCGCCTCGGCGCCATCCAGGGCAAGGTGATGGACGCCGACGGCACCACGGTCCTCAAGGACTGGTATGCCGAATGGGGCGTGGCCGAGCCGGCGGAGCTCGACTTTGAGCTCGACGACGCTGCCACCGACGTGCGCAAGAAATGCCGCGACGTGAAGCGCGCCATGCAGAAGGCGGCCAAGGGCGTGTGGACTCCCACCACCCGCGTCGGCTCGCTGACGGGCGACGAGTTTTTCGACAAGCTCGTCAACCATCCGCAGATCAAGGAGACGAAGCTCGGCACCGAGCGGGCGGCGACCATCGAGAACATCGAAGGTTATTCGTCCATCGAGATTGAAGGCATCGTCTTCATCAACTATCGCGGCACCGATGACGGCGCTCGCCTCGCCATCGGCTCCACCAAGGCGCGCTTCTTCCCCATCGGGGCGCGCGGCGCCTTCCAGGTCGGCTTCGGCCCGGCCAACGAGTTCAAGCCCTACCTCAACCAGGCCGGGCGCGAATATTACGGCCTGCTCCTCGCCGACACCTCCGGCCGCGATGCGTGGGACCGGACGGAGATCTACTCCTATCCGCTCTTCATCTGCACCCGCCCGGAGATGCTGCTCCGCGCCAAAATGCAGTGA
- a CDS encoding head decoration protein, which translates to MVTLTEDLKSGAGHYIVSEASGYRSREVGTIVSGAGVLKPGTVLGKITDGGVVTVTKTDVGGGKGALTLADPAYGAGVKEGVYKVILIEPAANAGTFEVEDPDGVVIGTGTVGVAFTGVVKFTLADGGTDFAAGDIALVTVAIADPANVGKYAVHDPAATNGAQVPAAILYQGCDATSEDVKRTLTARDTEVHAAVLTWKSGMTDDQKAAALAVLSASHGIVAR; encoded by the coding sequence ATGGTCACGCTCACCGAAGACCTGAAGTCCGGCGCCGGGCACTACATCGTGTCCGAGGCGTCCGGCTATCGCTCGCGCGAGGTCGGCACCATCGTGTCCGGCGCCGGCGTGCTCAAGCCCGGCACCGTGCTCGGCAAGATCACCGACGGCGGCGTCGTCACCGTGACGAAGACCGATGTCGGCGGCGGCAAGGGCGCCCTCACCCTCGCGGATCCCGCCTATGGGGCCGGCGTCAAGGAAGGCGTCTATAAGGTCATCCTCATCGAGCCGGCGGCGAATGCCGGCACCTTCGAGGTGGAAGACCCCGATGGCGTCGTGATCGGCACCGGCACCGTCGGCGTCGCCTTCACCGGCGTGGTGAAGTTCACCCTGGCCGATGGCGGCACCGATTTCGCCGCGGGCGATATCGCGCTGGTCACCGTGGCCATCGCCGATCCCGCGAACGTCGGCAAGTACGCCGTCCACGACCCTGCCGCGACCAACGGCGCGCAGGTGCCCGCCGCCATCCTCTACCAGGGCTGCGACGCCACGTCCGAGGATGTGAAGCGCACCCTGACCGCCCGCGACACCGAGGTTCATGCGGCGGTGCTCACCTGGAAGTCCGGCATGACCGACGACCAGAAGGCCGCCGCCCTCGCGGTCCTCTCCGCCAGTCACGGCATCGTCGCGCGCTGA
- a CDS encoding phage tail tube protein, with amino-acid sequence MSDCCNQFGGTIYLTVDGERFVLSEADITLMPTNAEVEGMANQDGSAAYRVSPRLPRAEISFRQGCGFKWAAWMAKCKVNATIVEETNGRQHFYTGARFVGRPSINLSSGEVTGVAIEGGTYQYVAG; translated from the coding sequence GTGTCCGACTGCTGCAACCAATTCGGCGGCACCATCTATCTCACCGTCGACGGCGAGCGCTTCGTGCTCTCCGAGGCCGACATCACCCTCATGCCCACCAATGCCGAGGTGGAGGGCATGGCGAACCAGGACGGTTCGGCCGCCTATCGCGTCTCGCCCCGCCTGCCGCGCGCGGAAATCTCGTTCCGCCAGGGCTGCGGCTTCAAGTGGGCGGCCTGGATGGCCAAGTGCAAGGTCAACGCCACCATCGTGGAAGAGACCAACGGCCGCCAGCACTTCTACACCGGCGCCCGCTTCGTCGGCCGCCCCTCCATCAACCTCTCCTCCGGCGAGGTGACGGGCGTCGCCATCGAGGGCGGCACCTATCAATACGTGGCGGGCTGA
- a CDS encoding phage tail sheath subtilisin-like domain-containing protein, with amino-acid sequence MVAFNTIPGNILVPFWYAEINSGGTPYQGQSRLLLAGQKLAGGLASAGTPIGPIQSKREAESLFGAGSMLAHMYVAARKAAPLQPIWALPLADPAGAKAAGTITIGTAPGVTGVGVLHVLGRRLTVQVWAGDAVADVAEAIAAAINAEGLPVIATFAAGVVTVTARHYGTLFNGLELANAIEGGNVLTASNTTIVAMSGGTGVPDLAAAFANLGDDAFDWIAGPYADSTSLNAARDLLSSVTGRWSPMDQLYGHYLTAFFGTLSACVTLGDGRNDPHVSIMASQVSPSPQWEWAAVLGAVVSSHLTDAPELSRPLQTLLLPGILPPRDRAVWWNKADRQALYTDGMSAYTVTEDGLVAIDRVRTTYQVTGAGVADGTFGDIETMAQGVFAVRWFRTEVSNTHARQALADDNPHNVAEITTPKDIRNTLIHAYQGLVEIGVAEKPELFAEYVVVERDQNDASRVNAYIPMDVVNQLRVFAANVTINLQYEG; translated from the coding sequence ATGGTCGCCTTCAACACCATCCCCGGCAACATCCTGGTGCCGTTCTGGTACGCCGAGATCAATTCCGGCGGCACTCCCTATCAGGGGCAGTCGCGCTTGCTCCTCGCCGGGCAGAAGCTGGCCGGGGGCCTCGCGTCCGCCGGCACGCCCATCGGCCCCATCCAGTCCAAGCGCGAGGCGGAAAGCCTGTTCGGCGCCGGCTCCATGCTGGCCCACATGTATGTGGCCGCGCGCAAGGCCGCGCCGCTCCAGCCCATCTGGGCGCTTCCGCTGGCCGATCCGGCCGGCGCCAAGGCGGCGGGCACCATCACCATCGGCACCGCGCCGGGCGTGACGGGCGTGGGCGTGCTGCATGTGCTCGGCCGCCGCCTGACGGTGCAGGTTTGGGCGGGTGACGCTGTCGCGGATGTGGCCGAGGCTATCGCCGCCGCCATCAATGCCGAGGGGCTTCCCGTCATCGCCACCTTCGCGGCTGGGGTCGTTACCGTCACCGCCCGGCATTACGGCACCCTCTTCAATGGCCTTGAACTGGCGAATGCCATCGAGGGTGGGAACGTGCTGACCGCCAGCAACACCACCATCGTCGCCATGTCCGGCGGCACCGGCGTGCCAGACCTCGCCGCCGCCTTCGCCAATCTCGGTGACGATGCGTTCGACTGGATCGCCGGCCCCTATGCCGATTCCACCTCGCTGAATGCGGCGCGCGATCTTCTCAGCTCCGTCACCGGCCGCTGGTCGCCCATGGATCAGCTCTACGGCCACTACCTTACCGCCTTCTTCGGCACGCTCTCCGCCTGCGTCACCCTGGGCGACGGGCGCAATGACCCGCACGTCTCCATCATGGCGAGCCAGGTGTCGCCCTCGCCGCAATGGGAATGGGCAGCGGTGCTCGGGGCCGTCGTCTCCTCGCACCTCACCGATGCGCCGGAGCTCTCCCGCCCGCTGCAGACGCTCCTCCTGCCCGGCATCCTGCCGCCCCGCGACCGCGCCGTGTGGTGGAACAAGGCCGACCGCCAGGCGCTCTATACCGACGGCATGAGCGCCTACACCGTCACTGAGGACGGGCTCGTGGCCATCGACCGCGTGCGCACCACCTATCAGGTGACGGGCGCGGGCGTGGCGGATGGCACCTTCGGCGACATCGAGACGATGGCGCAGGGCGTCTTCGCCGTGCGCTGGTTCCGCACCGAGGTCTCCAACACCCATGCCCGGCAGGCGCTGGCGGACGACAACCCGCACAACGTCGCCGAGATCACGACGCCGAAGGACATCCGCAACACCCTCATCCACGCCTATCAGGGCCTGGTGGAGATCGGCGTGGCGGAAAAGCCCGAGCTGTTCGCCGAATATGTGGTGGTGGAGCGCGACCAGAACGACGCCAGCCGGGTCAACGCCTACATCCCCATGGACGTGGTAAACCAGCTGCGCGTGTTCGCGGCCAACGTCACCATCAACCTGCAATACGAGGGCTGA